A single window of Microplitis demolitor isolate Queensland-Clemson2020A chromosome 7, iyMicDemo2.1a, whole genome shotgun sequence DNA harbors:
- the LOC103577259 gene encoding BUD13 homolog, translated as METKKISQKEYLKKYLKSGNDKKNKTKKKLKIKNPRVTVIDDDINLENIRPMDDAEYDIINATEDAPMIVGVIDERGPVDFDDKKKWKIIADDGDGNVAVSSNKNNCDSNDSYGKVSRNNTQEQLNNKLTNHDRNDLTENEQLPSIKQSTSRHNKSHKRHRSRSDSNSSSQSDSKNDKRSSNSKRHSDLSPPRSSHDRKNSEKSSQQTEYDSDLDVPRVSHKSSRERKSKHDRHSRFNSESDSRHARYSDFNLSPSRKSKNNSRETKQTRDDSDSDLNLPRKSSNNSRESNQMRHDSDLDLSPPRKSKHHSRESKQTNHGSELNSSHRKSKHHSHESRKFRHDQKHSSRRHESRWSKNTPPPSTSDADGRLKKTLDGKTAGLQDAAGLREETFAHKQKEKEIFNNMSAEVSGYGQAPVMRDRKTGKRRDLKAEELERQEKEKRQQEINDKYSKWGRGLKQVDDRTEKLKQDSYEMTKPLARYADDADLDALQRAEEREGDPMLNFIKEKQIKEGKRQPDKPSYQGSYMPNRFGIKPGYRWDGVDRSNGYEKKWFEAKNARVAVQEEAYKWSTSDM; from the exons atggaaactaaaaaaataagtcaaaaggagtatttaaaaaaatatctcaaaagcggtaatgataaaaaaaataaaactaaaaaaaagttgaaaatcaaaaatccaag agtaacAGTCATTGATGACGACATCAACTTGGAAAACATACGTCCTATGGACGATGCAGAATATGATATTATCAATGCAACAGAAGATGCACCGATGATAGTTGGTGTTATTGATGAACGTGGACCAGTTGactttgatgataaaaaaaagtggaaaatAATAGCTGATGATGGTGATGGAAATGTTGCGGTtagttcaaataaaaataattgtgataGTAATGATAGTTATGGCAAAGTATCAAGAAATAATACTCAAGaacaattgaataataaattaacaaatcatGATAGAAATGATTTAACTGAAAATGAGCAACTGCCTTCTATTAAACAGTCAACATCTAGGCATAATAAATCTCATAAGCGACATAGAAGTCGGTCTGACTCTAACTCATCTTCACAGTCAGattcaaaaaatgacaaaCGATCAAGTAATTCTAAAAGACATTCTGACCTAAGTCCACCCAGATCTTCGCATGACCGTAAGAATTCAGAAAAATCTTCCCAACAAACTGAATATGACTCTGATTTAGACGTACCAAGAGTGTCCCATAAATCTTCACGTGAAAGAAAGAGTAAGCATGATCGACATTCAAGATTTAATTCAGAATCTGATTCAAGACACGCAAGATATTCTGATTTCAATTTGAGTCCTTCcagaaaatcgaaaaataattcacgTGAAACAAAACAAACGAGAGATGATTCCGATTCGGATTTAAATCTTCCCAGAAAGTCCAGTAATAATTCACGTGAGTCAAATCAGATGAGACATGATTCAGATTTAGATTTAAGTCCTCCTAGAAAATCAAAGCATCACTCACGTGAGTCAAAACAGACAAATCATGGATCAGAATTAAATTCGAGTCATAGAAAATCGAAGCATCATTCACatgaatcaagaaaatttagacATGATCAGAAACATTCATCTCGGCGTCATGAATCAAGATGGAGTAAAAATACACCACCACCTTCAACTTCAGATGCTGATGGTCGATTAAAAAAGACTTTGGATGGTAAAACTGCTGGCTTACAGGATGCTGCAGGATTAAGAGAAGAAACTTTCGCtcataaacaaaaagaaaaagaaatatttaataatatgagTGCTGAAGTAAGTGGATATGGTCAAGCTCCAGTAATGAGAGACCGAAAAACTGGTAAACGACGTGATTTAAAAGCTGAAGAATTGGAACgtcaagaaaaagaaaaacgtcagcaagaaataaatgataaatattctaaatggGGACGAGGACTTAAGCAAGTTGATGACCGGACTGAAAAATTGAAACAGGATTCATATGAGATGACTAAACCATTGGCCAGGTATGCTGATGATGCTGATCTTGATGCTCTCCAAAGAGCAGAGGAACGAGAAGGAGATCCCAtgctgaattttataaaagaaaaacaaataaaagaagGCAAAAGACAACCAGACAAACCAAGTTATCAAGGCTCTTATATGCCCAATCGGTTTGGTATAAAACCAGGCTACCGTTGGGATGGAGTTGATCGAAGTAATGGTTATGAAAAGAAATGGTTCGAGGCTAAGAATGCTCGTGTTGCTGTTCAAGAAGAAGCCTACAAATGGAGTACGTCTGATAtgtga
- the LOC103577251 gene encoding aconitate hydratase, mitochondrial: protein MSYCARIFRAQKICGLTPDIQQRCFSLSPLSFAAAKVAMSKFDQTTYLPYDKLSENLKVVKKRLGRPLTLSEKVLYSHLDEPDKQEIVRGTSYLRLRPDRVAMQDATAQMAMLQFISSGLPRVAVPSTIHCDHLIEAQIGGEKDLSRAKDMNKEVYNFLQTAGAKYGVGFWNPGSGIIHQIILENYAFPGLLMIGTDSHTPNGGGLGGLCIGVGGADAVDVMANIPWELKCPKVIGVKLTGELKGWTSPKDIILKVAGILTVKGGTGAIVEYFGPGVDSISCTGMATICNMGAEIGATTSVFPYNYRMQDYLKATDRADIAASADMFRTSLLTADANAKYDQVIELDLSTLEPHVNGPFTPDLAHPISKLGEVAKKNGWPNEVKVGLIGSCTNSSYEDMGRCANIAKQALKHGIKSKSTFNVTPGSEQIRATIERDGIAQTLREFGGIVLANACGPCIGQWDRQDIKKGDKNTIVTSYNRNFTGRNDANPATHAFVTSPELVTALSIAGRLDFNPLTDKLKGADGKEFLLDNPFGDELPARGFDPGMETYSAPPADGSKVKVDVDPKSQRLQLLEPFDKWDGKDLTDLTVLIKVKGKCTTDHISAAGPWLKYRGHLDNISNNMFIGAVNSENNEVNKIKNQLTGEWGAVPDVARHYKKNGIRWVAIGDENYGEGSSREHAALEPRHLGGRAIIVKSFARIHETNLKKQGVLPLTFANPSDYDKIQPTDKISLLGLKDLAPGKPIKAEIKHKDGKVDTITLNHTLNEQQIGWFKAGSALNRMKEIASGH from the exons ATGTCTTACTGCGCCAGAATTTTTCGGGCACAG aaaatttgtgGATTAACACCAGATATCCAGCAAAGATGTTTCAGCCTGAGTCCATTGAGTTTTGCTGCCGCAAAGGTAGCAATGTCAAAATTCGATCAAACAACTTATCTTCCATACGACAAATTgagcgaaaatttaaaagtcgtCAAGAAACG gcTTGGTCGCCCATTAACTCTCTCAgaaaaagtattatattccCACTTGGATGAACCCGACAAGCAAGAGATCGTTCGAGGAACCAGTTATCTTAGACTCCGACCAGATCGTGTTGCCATGCAAGATGCTACAGCCCAAATGGCCATGTTACAATTCATAAGCtctg GTTTACCTAGAGTAGCTGTACCGTCAACAATTCACTGTGATCACTTGATTGAAGCTCAAATAGGAGGAGAAAAAGATTTGAGCCGTGCTAAAGATATGAACAAAGAAGTATACAATTTCTTGCAAACCGCTGGCGCTAAATACGGAGTAGGTTTTTGGAATCCTGGATCAGGAATTATTCATCAAATTATCTTGGAGAATTATGCTTTCCCTGGTTTGTTGATGATTGGTACTGATTCACACACGCCAAATGGTGGTGGTCTTGGTGGTCTTTGTATTGGAGTTGGTGGTGCTGATGCAGTAGATGTAATGGCAAATATCCCATGGGAATTAAAGTGTCCCAAGGTGATTGGAGTTAAATTGACTGGAGAGTTGAAAGGCTGGACAAGTCCTAaagacattattttaaaagtcgcGGGTATACTAACGGTAAAGGGAGGTACTGGTGCTATTGTTGAATACTTTGGGCCAGGTGTTGATAGTATAAGTTGTACGGGAATGGCAACTATTTGTAACATGGGTGCTGAAATTGGTGCTACTACATCTGTTTTCCCATACAATTATCGTATGCAGGATTACTTAAAAGCAACAGATCGCGCTGATATTGCCGCCTCTGCAGATATGTTTAGAACCAGCTTGTTGACTGCTGATGCAAATGCTAAATATGATCAAGTTATTGAGCTAGATCTATCTACTCTTGAGCCACATGTCAATGGACCATTCACTCCTGATCTCGCACATCCTATTTCCAAACtag GTGAAGTCGCTAAGAAAAATGGATGGCCAAATGAAGTAAAAGTTGGTCTGATTGGATCATGCACAAACAGCTCTTACGAAGATATGGGACGATGTGCGAATATTGCTAAACAAGCGCTAAAACACGGTATTAAATCAAAGTCAACATTCAATGTCACGCCAGGATCTGAACAAATTCGAGCCACTATTGAGCGCGACGGTAtt GCTCAAACACTTCGGGAATTTGGTGGTATTGTGTTGGCTAACGCATGCGGGCCTTGCATCGGTCAGTGGGATCGTCAAGATATCAAGAAAGGCGATAAGAACACTATTGTTACCTCTTACAATCGTAATTTCACTGGTCGTAATGATGCCAATCCAGCAACTCATGCGTTTGTAACAAGTCCTGAACTCGTCACGGCTCTTTCTATCGCCGGACGTCTCGATTTCAATCCTCTTACTGATAAACTCAAGGGCGCTGACGGAAAAGAATTCCTTTTAGATAATCCATTcg gtgaTGAACTTCCGGCTCGTGGATTCGACCCTGGTATGGAAACTTACAGTGCGCCACCAGCTGATGGTAGCAAAGTTAAAGTTGATGTTGATCCCAAGTCACAGCGATTGCAATTATTGGAACCATTTGATAAATGGGATGGCAAAGATCTTACTGACCTGACGGTTCTTATTAAAGTAAAAGGAAAATGCACAACTGATCACATCTCTGCTGCTGGACCTTGGCTAAAATATCGTGGTCATCTTGACAACATCTCAAACAACATGTTCATCgg tgCAGTCAACTCTGAAAATAACgaggtaaataaaattaaaaatcaattgactGGAGAATGGGGTGCCGTTCCTGACGTAGCACGACACTACAAGAAAAATGGCATTAGATGGGTAGCAATTGGTGACGAAAACTACGGAGAAGGATCATCTCGGGAGCACGCAGCACTTGAACCTCGTCATCTTGGTGGTCGCGCAATAATTGTCAAAAGTTTTGCTCGTATTCACGAAACAAATCTCAAAAAACAAGGTGTTCTGCCATTAACTTTCGCCAACCCCAGTGATTACGACAAAATCCAACCGACTGACAAAATTAGTTTACTTGGTCTAAAAGATCTCGCACCAGGAAAA cCAATCAAAGCTGAAATCAAACATAAAGATGGTAAAGTTGACACAATTACGCTCAACCACACTCTGAATGAGCAACAAATCGGTTGGTTCAAAGCTGGCTCAGCATTAAATCGTATGAAGGAAATTGCATCTggacattaa
- the LOC103577258 gene encoding B9 domain-containing protein 1-like, translating into MVDGEFYVCATGSIEYGEFYEIDNAYCKYGYHYGSEWNIVGGIEEGLTQMSKCSNDARRLTSWNFPLDVTFKSTTPYGWPQLVISVYGFDFFGHDVIRGYGVCHIPFTSGRHESRIPIYVPESSSMLHHFAAWITGKRPELIEPSILASGSGRELTRMKVQGAVTASFNVVLKDFHKLGYDNNDKGKKKNYG; encoded by the exons atgGTTGATGGTGAGTTTTACGTGTGTGCTACTGGATCCATTGAGTATGGAGAATTTTACGAAATTGATAACGCGTATTGTAAGTACGGTTATCACTATGGATCAGAATGGAATATTGTTGGA GGTATTGAAGAAGGATTAACGCAAATGAGTAAGTGCAGTAATGATGCAAGACGTTTAACTTCATGGAATTTTCCTCTGGATGTTACTTTTAAATCTACGACACCCTATGGct ggCCACAATTGGTAATATCAGTTTATggtttcgatttttttggacATGACGTAATAAGAGGATATGGAGTTTGTCATATACCTTTTACATCAGGACGTCACGAATCTAG aattcCAATATACGTACCGGAATCATCATCGATGCTACATCATTTTGCTGCATGGATTACTGGAAAACGTCCCGAATTAATTGAGCCGTCTATTCTAGCATCAGGTTCTGGTCGAGAAT taactcGGATGAAAGTTCAAGGGGCAGTAACTGCATCCTTCAATGTTGTTTTAaaagattttcataaattaggATACGACAATAATGataagggtaaaaaaaaaaatt acGGTTAA